From the genome of Sporocytophaga myxococcoides DSM 11118:
TCTTTTTTACAGGCAGTACAGAAGTAGGAAAAAAGGTCATGAAAGCTGCAGCAGAAAACCTGAGCTCTGTGACCCTGGAATTAGGAGGTTGCAATCCACTTATCATTGATGATAGCGCCGATCTTAAAGATGCTGCTCAGAAGATTTTGTTTGGGAAGTTCTTGAATGCAGGACAGTCATGTTTATCGGTAAATTCAATTTTTATAGATTATAAGGTTAAAGAAAAATTTGAGAAAATATTATTAGACTATTTTCATAAATTTTATCCTGATTTTAAAAGTGGAAAAATGAAAGATCTGGCTTCTATCATCAATCAAAAGCATGTAGATAGATTGTGTGAAATTATAAATACCTCAATAGCTTCAGGAGCAATAAATCTTCTTGAAAAAATTCCACCGCATGAAAATTTTGTACCTCCGGTGATTCTCACAAATGTATCATGGGAAGCCAATATTCTTAAAACTGAAATATTCGGACCTGTCCTTCCGATTGTTGGATATAGAAAAATATCAGAGGCAATAAATTTTATAAGGGGGAACCACAAACCATTAGCTCTTTATGTTTTTTCAAAGGATCATGATACTGTGAATTATATATCACAGAGTCTATCTTCGGGAGCCATATCTGTCAATGATACAACATTACATTTTGTGCATCCTTACCTTCCTTTTGGAGGCGTAAATTATAGTGGTATAGGAAAGTCTCATGGATATTGTGGCTTTAAGGCATTCTCTAACGAAAAAGCAATTTTGAAACAGAGAGTAGGTTTTACTGCAGCAAAGCTGATTTATCCACCATATAACAAAAAGGTAAAGTTTATTATCAGATTTATTATGAAGTATCTATAAATACGAATTACTTCTTTAGGTATGCCAATGAATCTGTATTCTCTGATTTTTCTCCTAAGTGTAAAAAATGTTTTTCAAATAGATGATAAGAGACAACGCTTATTCCGATGGTTATCAGAAGGCAGGAAGCGGACAGAAGGAATATGTTAAGCATATTGTCCTCCTCTAAACCTAACATGCTAAAGATTTTTATCATGAGATTAATTACTATGGTGTGATAAATATACATTCCATACGTGAATGTTCCCAAGTAGGAGAAGAGTCTGTTGCTTTTGGTCTCTTCGGTTTTTATCGTTGTCAGGAATGAAATGACAAACATAAAAATAATTCCGAAGCACAATGGTTCAATGACGTACTTATAAGGAAAGTTAAATTGAGGGACGACGAATACAAATAAGACAGCTATTACATAAATGAAAATTTTAAAGATATTGGGAACATAGCTGAGCCATTCTTCAAAATTATGATTTCGCATAACATACAGATAAGCTGGTATTGCTCCGAAGGCAAAATAGTCCAGATTACTTGCAAGGTCTGCAGCAACCAAAGCATGGCTATTATAAAGGATTCTGAAAGGTGTGGCTATTATTAAAGCTAAACCAATAAGATATAAAGAATTTTTAGGCTTAAGGAAAAGAAAAGCCAGCCCCCACAAAATGTAAAAATGAATCTCAGTACAAAGACTCCAGACAACGCTTAAAGGGGATACATTAGCTGAATCTCTTTCAAACATCATCTTGTAGTTTTCCATAAAAGTTACAGACCATATGAGTTCCGGATCATATCCTTTGTTTGATGATGGTAGTTGCAACAAACTGAGAATTGCAGGGGTCAGAAAAGCAAAGGCAATAATCAGATAATAAAGAGGTACTACTCTTAGCGTACGTTTGGTAATGAATTTTATGAAATTGAATGACTGATATTTAACCTTCTCATTAAGAATTACAAAGGTGATCAGGAAGCCGCTGAGTACGAAAAAAAACCTGTTGGTTCCGGTGCT
Proteins encoded in this window:
- a CDS encoding acyltransferase family protein, with protein sequence MSKKCFQFDTVRFIAFLKVFLNHLPLATLPVLHVFQSTGTNRFFFVLSGFLITFVILNEKVKYQSFNFIKFITKRTLRVVPLYYLIIAFAFLTPAILSLLQLPSSNKGYDPELIWSVTFMENYKMMFERDSANVSPLSVVWSLCTEIHFYILWGLAFLFLKPKNSLYLIGLALIIATPFRILYNSHALVAADLASNLDYFAFGAIPAYLYVMRNHNFEEWLSYVPNIFKIFIYVIAVLFVFVVPQFNFPYKYVIEPLCFGIIFMFVISFLTTIKTEETKSNRLFSYLGTFTYGMYIYHTIVINLMIKIFSMLGLEEDNMLNIFLLSASCLLITIGISVVSYHLFEKHFLHLGEKSENTDSLAYLKK
- a CDS encoding aldehyde dehydrogenase family protein; the encoded protein is MDYSLKQIFEQQRIFFNEHLRYQEIRFRKQKLKSIRKWILNNQKEIRDALYEDLRKPEPEADFGDIKPVLWEIDHTLEKIDEWVKDRRVENITAMYGVKPSVVLEPMGVVLIISPWNFPFNLSIGPLVSAIAAGNCVMLKPSEYSGATTTIIVKMIEGLFSEKEVKVVSGEAEVAEALLKLPFNHIFFTGSTEVGKKVMKAAAENLSSVTLELGGCNPLIIDDSADLKDAAQKILFGKFLNAGQSCLSVNSIFIDYKVKEKFEKILLDYFHKFYPDFKSGKMKDLASIINQKHVDRLCEIINTSIASGAINLLEKIPPHENFVPPVILTNVSWEANILKTEIFGPVLPIVGYRKISEAINFIRGNHKPLALYVFSKDHDTVNYISQSLSSGAISVNDTTLHFVHPYLPFGGVNYSGIGKSHGYCGFKAFSNEKAILKQRVGFTAAKLIYPPYNKKVKFIIRFIMKYL